In Prunus dulcis chromosome 2, ALMONDv2, whole genome shotgun sequence, a single genomic region encodes these proteins:
- the LOC117617243 gene encoding protein NRT1/ PTR FAMILY 7.2-like — translation MAMACLNVCKDDQEYVEEKNQKIKEVCTLDGTTDWYGRPAVRGRTGTWVAATLILVNQGLATLAFFGVGVNLVLMLTRVLGQDNAEAANNVSKWTGTVYLFSLLGAFLSDSYWGRYKTCAIFQLIFVIGLSLLSLSTYIFLLKPKGCGDKKNPCGDHSAFVIGLFYISIYLIALGNGGYQPNIATFGADQFDDQGDPKEGQSKIAFFSYFYLALNLGSLFSNTILGYFEDKGMWTLGFWASTGSAAMALVLFLCGTPRYRHFKPQGNPLSRFCRVMVAATRKWKVEMMPSGEDLYEQDGKECSPNDRNIVHTHGFKFLDRAAVITSKEKNEMDKGAHNPWRLCTVTQVEEVKCILRLLPIWLCTILYSVVFTQMASLFVEQGASMKTTVSGFHIPPASMSSFDILSVAAFIFICRRFLDPLFGRLRKKRLTELQRMGIGLVIAIMAMVSAGVVEVFRLKYAVKECNNCESPSSLSIFWQVPQFVLVGASEVFMYVGQLEFFNGQAPDGLKSFGSALCMTSISLGNYVSSLLVTIVMKVSTRDEMPGWIPGNLNKGHLDRFYFLLAALTTADLLVYILCAKWYKYIKFEAKVGNDNGVHNIGQPELGV, via the exons ATGGCAATGGCCTGCTTAAATGTTTGCAAAGACGACCAG GAATATGTTGAGGAAAAGAACCAAAAGATCAAAGAAGTTTGTACCCTAGATGGAACCACTGATTGGTACGGTCGCCCTGCAGTCCGAGGGAGAACTGGAACATGGGTTGCTGCAACTCTCATATTAG TGAATCAAGGGCTGGCAACGCTGGCATTCTTTGGAGTAGGAGTGAACTTGGTGTTGATGTTGACGAGGGTGCTGGGCCAAGACAACGCAGAGGCTGCAAATAATGTCAGCAAATGGACTGGAACTGTTtacctcttctctcttcttggCGCTTTCCTCAGTGACTCCTACTGGGGGAGGTACAAGACTTGTGCTATCTTTCAACTTATTTTTGTCATT gGTTTGTCGTTGTTATCACTATCGACCTACATATTCTTACTCAAGCCTAAAGGCTGCGGTGATAAAAAGAATCCATGTGGAGACCACTCAGCCTTTGTAATCGGATTGTTCTACATCTCTATATATCTTATTGCACTAGGAAATGGAGGCTACCAACCTAACATAGCTACATTTGGGGCGGACCAGTTTGATGACCAAGGGGACCCCAAAGAAGGGCAATCAAAGATAGCCTTCTTTAGCTACTTCTACTTGGCTTTAAATCTTGGCTCTCTCTTTTCAAACACAATCTTGGGCTACTTTGAGGATAAAGGAATGTGGACTCTAGGGTTTTGGGCATCCACTGGCTCTGCTGCCATGGCATTGGTCCTGTTTCTTTGTGGTACTCCAAGGTACAGGCATTTCAAGCCTCAGGGCAACCCTCTCTCTAGGTTTTGCCGGGTGATGGTTGCTGCAACAAGAAAATGGAAGGTTGAGATGATGCCAAGTGGGGAGGATTTGTACGAGCAAGATGGGAAGGAATGCTCTCCAAATGATAGGAACATAGTTCACACCCATGGATTCAA ATTCTTGGATAGAGCAGCAGTCATCACATCAAAGGAGAAGAACGAAATGGACAAGGGAGCTCACAATCCATGGCGCCTCTGCACAGTGACACAAGTAGAAGAAGTGAAATGCATACTGAGACTCCTCCCAATTTGGTTGTGCACAATACTTTACTCTGTAGTTTTCACTCAAATGGCATCACTCTTTGTAGAACAAGGTGCCTCAATGAAGACCACCGTTTCAGGGTTCCACATTCCCCCAGCCAGCATGTCAAGCTTTGACATTCTCAGCGTAGCGGCTTTTATCTTCATCTGCAGGCGGTTTCTCGATCCGCTTTTTGGCAGGCTTAGAAAGAAAAGACTCACTGAGCTTCAAAGGATGGGGATTGGTCTTGTCATTGCAATCATGGCAATGGTTTCAGCTGGAGTTGTGGAGGTGTTCAGGTTAAAATATGCAGTCAAAGAATGCAACAATTGTGAAAGTCCAAGCTCATTGAGCATATTTTGGCAAGTTCCTCAGTTTGTGCTTGTAGGAGCATCAGAAGTGTTCATGTATGTTGGTCAATTGGAGTTCTTCAATGGACAAGCACCTGATGGGTTGAAGAGCTTTGGGAGTGCACTTTGCATGACTTCAATATCGCTTGGGAACTACGTGAGTAGCTTGCTTGTTACAATTGTGATGAAAGTTTCTACTAGAGATGAAATGCCAGGATGGATCCCTGGAAACCTAAACAAGGGTCATTTGGATAGATTCTACTTTCTCTTGGCAGCTTTGACAACGGCTGATCTTTTGGTGTACATATTATGTGCCAAGTGGTACAAGTACATCAAGTTTGAAGCAAAGGTTGGAAATGACAATGGCGTGCACAATATTGGGCAACCTGAACTTGGAGTCTGA